The proteins below are encoded in one region of Streptomyces cyanogenus:
- a CDS encoding pseudouridine synthase, translated as MRRRTPPPPAPLPQREGVDPVRVRLPVGGAWATVRDHLVERLTGAGPGTIDSMLAAGLVVGADGRAVAPDAPYRPGMCVWFHRELPVEVPVPFPVEVVYRDEHIVVADKPHFLATTPRGTHVAETALARLRRELGVPTLTAAHRLDRLTAGLVLFTVRPEERGAYQTLFRDRRVRKEYEAVAPYDPTLALPRTVRSRIVKERGVQAAREVAGEPNAETHVELTGHRAGLGRYRLVPTTGQTHQLRVHLNALGIPILGDPLYPEVAAPEPPGTFRRPLQLLARKLEFTDPVTGTDHAFTSDRALHAWSSYETWAG; from the coding sequence ATGAGACGCCGTACGCCGCCCCCGCCCGCCCCGCTCCCCCAGCGCGAGGGCGTCGACCCCGTGCGGGTACGGCTGCCCGTGGGCGGGGCGTGGGCCACCGTGCGGGACCATCTGGTGGAGCGGCTGACGGGGGCCGGGCCCGGGACGATCGACTCGATGCTCGCCGCGGGGCTGGTGGTCGGGGCCGACGGGCGGGCCGTGGCGCCGGACGCGCCGTACCGGCCGGGGATGTGCGTCTGGTTCCACCGGGAGCTGCCCGTCGAGGTGCCGGTGCCGTTCCCGGTGGAGGTGGTGTACCGGGACGAGCACATCGTGGTGGCCGACAAGCCGCACTTCCTGGCCACCACTCCGCGCGGGACGCACGTCGCCGAGACCGCGCTGGCCCGGCTCCGGCGCGAGCTGGGCGTCCCGACGCTGACCGCGGCCCACCGCCTGGACCGGCTCACCGCCGGGCTGGTGCTGTTCACGGTACGACCCGAGGAGCGCGGCGCGTACCAGACGCTCTTCCGGGACCGACGGGTGCGCAAGGAGTACGAGGCTGTGGCGCCGTACGATCCCACGCTCGCCCTGCCCCGGACCGTGCGGAGCAGGATCGTCAAGGAGCGGGGAGTGCAGGCCGCCCGGGAGGTCGCGGGCGAGCCGAACGCGGAGACCCACGTCGAACTGACCGGCCACCGCGCCGGGCTCGGCCGCTACCGGCTCGTCCCCACGACCGGCCAGACCCACCAGCTCAGGGTGCACCTGAATGCCCTGGGCATCCCCATCCTCGGCGACCCGCTCTATCCCGAGGTGGCCGCTCCCGAACCTCCTGGCACCTTCCGCCGCCCCCTCCAACTGCTGGCCCGGAAGCTGGAGTTCACCGATCCGGTCACGGGCACGGACCACGCGTTCACCAGCGACCGCGCACTCCACGCCTGGTCGTCGTACGAGACCTGGGCCGGCTGA
- a CDS encoding DUF742 domain-containing protein, which translates to MTPPRRTRRRPQPLTPEPQPAPRPSQPPQPAPPEAADGQGPRENPERLYSVAGSGDGGRTDLDLVTLIVARAAPPVSATPEQTAVLRLCHAPLSVAELSAYLRLPFSAMTVLLTELITAELVHTRAPIVRQAVPDRSLLEAVMHGLQRL; encoded by the coding sequence ATGACCCCTCCACGACGCACGCGGCGCCGGCCGCAGCCCCTGACCCCCGAGCCGCAGCCGGCTCCCCGGCCGTCGCAGCCACCGCAGCCTGCGCCGCCGGAGGCGGCGGACGGCCAGGGTCCGCGTGAGAACCCGGAACGGCTGTACTCCGTCGCCGGGTCCGGCGACGGCGGCCGCACCGATCTCGATCTGGTGACGCTGATCGTGGCGCGTGCCGCGCCCCCGGTCTCCGCCACCCCGGAGCAGACGGCAGTGCTCCGTCTCTGCCACGCCCCGCTGTCCGTGGCGGAGCTCTCGGCCTACCTCAGGCTTCCGTTCAGCGCGATGACCGTCCTGCTCACCGAGCTGATCACGGCCGAACTGGTGCACACGCGCGCCCCCATCGTCCGCCAGGCCGTCCCCGACCGATCACTCCTCGAAGCGGTGATGCATGGACTTCAAAGGCTCTGA
- a CDS encoding sensor histidine kinase, producing the protein MVSVQKPPGRRERPYARVLLPPAIVMAAAAGTAVALVQPSARLAVGVCGALAVLLVLGTAGEAARRGRRLREVQAEHARHTAQLEQRIAAHNELMERFATEVLPNGFYRLRRGQVLRNVVRDVFDADPYLRSLPDGYRELIRMALRGADQEISMRDATERSFVSVARRVQAIVHQQANELREMEEDHGRNPEVFDDLLRIDHGTSLIGRLADTISVLGGGRPGRQWPKPVSLYSVLRGAMSRILEYRRINLASIVNINIKGTSVEPVIHAAAELLDNATRYSPPSTKVHVTAVEVQAGVVIEIEDCGVSLSEEARARIEQMIEDAKNGEDAHNLGENPRLGLAVVGRLCKRFDMEVSLRSSAYGGVRAILVVPRVMTTTEPGVGAAQAHGIGAASIRIPTADAVEGPKRPPKKRRPTSPKIPAGVSLEDDVPEVTEWTAGGLPQRRSRVRTPLSQRYAEKAAIERAEREGRPTIWSQRKPEPEPEMDPERKKLMERPPGMWMEDFWNGLREGMPPDTPTHELTDFTLHPTKYLHLLNDSADYAEGATEDVTEADDEGDLK; encoded by the coding sequence ATGGTGAGTGTTCAGAAGCCTCCCGGCCGCCGCGAACGCCCCTATGCGCGGGTACTCCTGCCACCGGCCATAGTGATGGCCGCGGCGGCCGGCACCGCCGTCGCCCTGGTACAGCCCTCGGCCCGGCTCGCCGTCGGTGTGTGCGGAGCGCTGGCCGTGCTGCTGGTCCTCGGCACGGCCGGGGAGGCCGCCCGCCGCGGCCGTCGGCTCCGCGAAGTACAGGCCGAACACGCCCGTCACACGGCGCAGCTGGAGCAGCGGATCGCCGCCCACAACGAGCTGATGGAGCGCTTCGCCACCGAGGTCCTGCCCAACGGCTTCTACCGGCTGCGCCGCGGCCAGGTACTGCGCAACGTCGTACGCGACGTCTTCGACGCGGACCCCTACCTGCGTTCCCTGCCGGACGGCTACCGCGAGCTGATCCGCATGGCGCTGCGCGGCGCCGACCAGGAGATCTCGATGCGCGACGCCACGGAGCGCTCCTTCGTGAGCGTGGCCCGCCGCGTCCAGGCCATCGTCCACCAACAGGCCAACGAACTCCGCGAGATGGAGGAGGACCACGGCCGCAACCCCGAGGTCTTCGACGACCTGCTGCGCATCGACCACGGCACCTCGCTGATCGGCCGGCTCGCCGACACCATCTCCGTCCTCGGCGGCGGCCGGCCAGGCCGCCAGTGGCCCAAGCCGGTCTCCCTCTACAGCGTGCTGCGCGGCGCGATGTCCCGCATCCTGGAGTACCGCCGCATCAACCTCGCCTCCATCGTCAACATCAACATCAAGGGCACGTCGGTCGAGCCGGTCATCCACGCCGCCGCCGAACTCCTCGACAACGCCACCCGTTACTCGCCACCCTCCACCAAGGTGCACGTCACCGCCGTCGAGGTGCAGGCGGGCGTGGTCATCGAGATCGAGGACTGCGGGGTCAGCCTGAGCGAGGAGGCCCGCGCCCGCATCGAGCAGATGATCGAGGACGCCAAGAACGGCGAGGACGCGCACAACCTCGGTGAGAACCCGCGCCTCGGCCTCGCCGTCGTCGGCCGCCTCTGCAAGCGGTTCGACATGGAGGTCTCGCTGCGCTCCTCCGCCTACGGCGGGGTGCGCGCCATCCTCGTCGTACCGCGCGTCATGACGACCACCGAGCCCGGCGTCGGCGCCGCGCAGGCCCACGGCATCGGCGCCGCCTCCATCCGCATCCCGACGGCGGACGCCGTCGAGGGCCCCAAGCGCCCGCCCAAGAAGCGCCGCCCCACCAGCCCCAAGATCCCCGCCGGGGTCTCCCTGGAGGACGACGTCCCCGAGGTCACCGAGTGGACCGCGGGCGGCCTGCCGCAGCGCCGCAGCCGGGTGCGGACCCCGCTCAGCCAGCGGTACGCCGAGAAGGCCGCCATCGAACGCGCCGAGCGCGAGGGCCGGCCGACCATCTGGTCGCAGCGGAAGCCGGAGCCCGAGCCCGAGATGGACCCCGAGCGCAAGAAGCTCATGGAGCGGCCCCCGGGCATGTGGATGGAGGACTTCTGGAACGGCCTGCGCGAGGGCATGCCGCCGGACACTCCCACCCACGAACTGACCGACTTCACGCTCCACCCGACCAAGTACCTGCATCTGCTCAACGATTCGGCCGACTACGCGGAAGGCGCCACCGAGGACGTCACCGAGGCCGACGACGAGGGGGACCTCAAGTGA
- a CDS encoding cytochrome P450 has protein sequence MTPEPPSPTGTHDTLSGPPPGCPAHGLVPGGARRLYGPEAEDLGELYERLREEHGPVAPVLLHDDVPMWVVLGHAENLHLVRNPSQFTRDSRIWTPLLDGRVKPDHPLMPHIAWQPICSHAEGEEHERLRGAVTAAIATIDHRGVRRHIGRYTQILVNSFCERGRADLVSQFAEHLPMAVMCEVLGMSEEYNDRMVQAARDALKGTETAIQSHTYVMEALSRLTARRRAEPEDDFTSHLITHPAGLTDDEVREHLRVVLFAAYEATANLLANALRMVLTEPGFRAQLNGGQMTVPEAIEQSLWDEPPFSTVFGYYAKQDTELGGRQIRKGDGLLFAPAPGNVDPRVRPDLSASMQGNRAHLAFGGGPHECPGQDIGRAIADVGVDALLTRLSDIQLDCAEEDLRWRASIASRHLVALPVRFEPKPQQDVDLPPQAMPVPQQRSHWQVGTLSTDPAPSAGPQPVTVRATLAPPPAPPAPPQPPRPRGFWHRLLAWWHGE, from the coding sequence GTGACGCCTGAACCACCCTCCCCGACCGGCACGCACGACACCCTCTCGGGACCGCCGCCGGGCTGCCCCGCGCACGGCCTCGTCCCCGGGGGAGCGCGCCGGCTCTACGGCCCCGAGGCGGAGGACCTCGGCGAGCTCTACGAGCGCCTGCGCGAGGAGCACGGCCCCGTGGCACCCGTGCTGCTCCACGACGACGTGCCGATGTGGGTGGTCCTCGGCCACGCCGAGAACCTGCACCTGGTGCGCAACCCCTCGCAGTTCACCCGCGACAGCCGGATCTGGACCCCGCTGCTCGACGGCAGGGTCAAGCCCGACCATCCGCTCATGCCGCACATCGCCTGGCAGCCCATCTGCTCGCACGCCGAGGGCGAGGAGCACGAGCGGCTGCGCGGCGCGGTCACCGCGGCCATCGCCACCATCGACCACCGCGGTGTGCGCCGGCACATCGGCCGCTACACCCAGATCCTGGTCAACAGCTTCTGCGAGCGGGGGCGGGCCGACCTGGTCTCCCAGTTCGCCGAGCACCTGCCGATGGCCGTGATGTGCGAGGTCCTCGGCATGTCCGAGGAGTACAACGACCGGATGGTGCAGGCCGCCCGGGACGCCCTCAAGGGCACCGAGACCGCCATCCAGAGCCACACCTACGTCATGGAGGCGCTCAGCCGGCTCACCGCCCGGCGGCGCGCCGAGCCCGAGGACGACTTCACCAGTCACCTCATCACCCATCCCGCCGGGCTCACCGACGACGAGGTGCGCGAGCACCTGCGGGTCGTCCTCTTCGCGGCCTACGAGGCCACGGCCAACCTCCTCGCCAACGCGCTGCGCATGGTGCTGACCGAGCCGGGGTTCCGCGCCCAGCTCAACGGCGGCCAGATGACGGTGCCGGAGGCGATCGAGCAGTCCCTGTGGGACGAGCCGCCGTTCAGTACCGTCTTCGGTTACTACGCCAAGCAGGACACCGAGCTGGGCGGCCGGCAGATCCGCAAGGGCGACGGCCTGCTCTTCGCACCCGCCCCGGGCAACGTGGACCCGCGGGTACGGCCCGACCTGTCCGCGAGCATGCAGGGCAACCGCGCGCATCTCGCCTTCGGCGGGGGCCCGCACGAGTGCCCCGGCCAGGACATCGGCCGTGCCATCGCGGACGTCGGCGTCGACGCGCTGCTGACCCGGCTGTCCGACATCCAGCTCGACTGCGCCGAGGAGGACCTGCGCTGGCGGGCGTCCATCGCCTCCCGGCACCTGGTGGCCCTGCCGGTGCGCTTCGAACCGAAGCCGCAGCAGGACGTCGACCTGCCGCCGCAGGCCATGCCCGTCCCGCAGCAGCGCTCCCACTGGCAGGTCGGCACCCTGAGCACCGACCCGGCACCGTCCGCCGGCCCCCAGCCGGTCACCGTCCGCGCCACCCTCGCCCCGCCCCCGGCCCCTCCGGCGCCCCCGCAACCCCCCCGCCCCCGCGGTTTCTGGCACCGGCTCCTGGCCTGGTGGCACGGCGAGTGA
- a CDS encoding helical backbone metal receptor, with protein sequence MRVVSLVPSLTEAVAVTLPGVLVGATDWCTHPADLAVTRIGGTKNPRIDRVLALAPDLVIANEEENRAPDLDALRTAGVEVLVTEVRAVPQAFTELERVLTACGAPGRPRWLDAAEAAWAAQPGPAERRTAVVPVWRRPWMVLGRDTFAGDVLARLGVDHAYAAHPERYPRVPLEELRAVRPDVVVLPDEPYRFTADDGPEAFPGVPCALVSGRHLTWYGPSLTEAPRVLSAALRATHR encoded by the coding sequence GTGCGCGTCGTCTCCCTGGTTCCGTCCCTCACCGAGGCGGTCGCCGTCACCCTGCCCGGCGTCCTCGTCGGCGCCACCGACTGGTGCACCCACCCGGCGGACCTCGCGGTGACCCGGATCGGCGGTACCAAGAACCCCCGGATCGACCGCGTCCTCGCCCTCGCCCCCGACCTGGTGATCGCCAACGAGGAGGAGAACCGCGCCCCCGACCTCGACGCCCTGCGCACGGCGGGCGTCGAGGTGCTGGTCACCGAGGTGCGCGCGGTGCCGCAGGCCTTCACCGAGCTGGAGCGGGTGCTCACGGCGTGCGGTGCGCCGGGCCGGCCCCGCTGGCTGGACGCGGCCGAGGCCGCCTGGGCGGCGCAGCCCGGGCCGGCGGAGCGCAGGACGGCGGTCGTACCGGTCTGGCGCCGGCCGTGGATGGTCCTCGGCCGGGACACCTTCGCGGGCGACGTCCTGGCCCGCCTGGGCGTGGACCACGCGTACGCCGCGCACCCCGAGCGCTACCCCCGCGTCCCCCTGGAGGAGCTGCGGGCGGTGCGCCCCGATGTGGTGGTGCTGCCCGACGAGCCGTACCGGTTCACCGCCGACGACGGCCCGGAGGCCTTCCCCGGTGTGCCCTGCGCCCTGGTCAGCGGACGGCACCTGACGTGGTACGGCCCGTCCCTGACGGAAGCGCCACGGGTGCTGTCCGCGGCGCTGCGAGCAACTCACCGCTGA
- a CDS encoding GNAT family N-acetyltransferase has product MPYLTSPVVAPGALARAPQPTLPAGGGMVLRPWRAEDAPAVHAAFQDPVLRQWHIRSCDSAEEAAGWITQWHQGWADEREAQWAVVDEATDALLGRVALRQILLGDGVAEVAYWTVARARGRGVAVRATAALAHWSFEELGLHRLELNHATANEASCRVAGKTGFALEGTKRSALNHPDGWHDMHLHARVRGD; this is encoded by the coding sequence ATGCCCTATCTCACCAGCCCGGTCGTGGCGCCCGGCGCCCTGGCCCGCGCCCCCCAGCCCACTCTCCCCGCCGGCGGCGGCATGGTCCTGCGCCCGTGGCGGGCCGAGGACGCGCCCGCCGTGCACGCCGCCTTCCAGGACCCGGTCCTGCGGCAGTGGCACATAAGGTCCTGCGACTCCGCCGAGGAGGCCGCCGGCTGGATCACGCAGTGGCACCAGGGGTGGGCGGACGAGCGCGAGGCACAGTGGGCCGTCGTGGACGAGGCCACGGACGCGCTGCTGGGCCGGGTCGCGCTGCGCCAGATCCTGCTCGGCGACGGCGTCGCCGAGGTGGCGTACTGGACGGTGGCGCGGGCGCGGGGCCGGGGCGTCGCCGTGCGCGCCACGGCGGCCCTGGCCCACTGGTCCTTCGAGGAGCTCGGCCTGCACCGCCTGGAACTCAACCACGCCACCGCCAACGAGGCGTCCTGCCGGGTCGCCGGCAAGACCGGGTTCGCCCTGGAGGGCACCAAGCGCAGCGCCCTGAACCACCCGGACGGCTGGCACGACATGCACCTGCACGCGCGCGTGCGCGGCGACTGA
- a CDS encoding helix-turn-helix domain-containing protein, with protein MGDHKEQQPVRVGAAVRRRRRALELTLAVVAERSGLSVPFLSQVENDRARPSRTSLEKLADALRTTAVELLAAADPAASVDVVRAEHLPEGDFDPRTRTLVRGHHQLHASEFTGDHDAGREFQHRNDELMYVADGAVEIEAEGRAYRLGRGDTLYLTGGVRHRWRATVPDTRIIVVAVAEHIEAVQDRSR; from the coding sequence ATGGGCGACCACAAAGAGCAGCAGCCCGTTCGGGTGGGCGCGGCCGTCCGGCGGCGCCGCCGTGCGCTGGAACTGACCCTCGCCGTCGTGGCCGAGCGCAGCGGCCTGTCGGTGCCCTTCCTCAGCCAGGTGGAGAACGACCGCGCCCGCCCCAGCCGCACCTCCCTCGAAAAGCTGGCCGACGCGCTGCGCACCACGGCCGTCGAACTCCTCGCCGCCGCCGACCCGGCCGCCAGCGTGGACGTCGTCCGCGCCGAGCACCTCCCCGAGGGCGACTTCGACCCGCGCACCCGCACCCTGGTGCGCGGCCACCACCAGCTGCACGCCTCGGAGTTCACCGGCGACCACGACGCCGGCCGCGAGTTCCAGCACCGCAACGACGAGCTGATGTACGTCGCCGACGGCGCGGTGGAGATCGAGGCCGAGGGGCGCGCGTACCGGCTCGGCCGCGGCGACACCCTGTATCTGACGGGCGGGGTACGGCACCGGTGGCGGGCCACCGTGCCGGACACCCGGATCATCGTGGTCGCGGTGGCGGAGCACATCGAGGCCGTTCAGGACAGGTCCCGCTGA
- a CDS encoding LysR family transcriptional regulator produces the protein MSEAEEQRRPTASLAHRVPDLAALELLLAVARLGSLGAAAREVGITQPAASSRIRSMERQLGVALVDRSPRGSRLTDAGALVTDWARRVVEAAAAFDAGARALRDRRDSRLRVAASMTIAEYLLPGWLLALHAERPDTAVSLLAGNSAKVAELLLAGEADLGFVEGLSVPTGLDSAVIAHDRLIVVTAPGHPWARRRRPVTAAELAATPLILRERGSGTRQVLDAALGGLARPLIELSSTTAVKASAVSGAGPSVLSELAVGEELSMRRLVSIPVDGVALRRDLRAVWPTGHRPTGPARELLSLTRG, from the coding sequence ATGAGCGAGGCGGAGGAACAGCGACGGCCGACGGCATCCCTGGCGCACCGGGTGCCGGACCTCGCCGCGCTGGAGCTGCTGCTCGCGGTGGCGCGGCTGGGCAGTCTCGGCGCGGCCGCCCGCGAGGTCGGGATCACCCAGCCCGCCGCCAGCAGCCGGATCCGCTCCATGGAACGGCAGCTGGGTGTCGCCCTGGTCGACCGCTCGCCGCGCGGCTCCAGGCTCACCGACGCCGGCGCCCTGGTCACGGACTGGGCGCGGCGGGTGGTGGAGGCCGCGGCGGCCTTCGACGCGGGCGCGCGGGCGCTCAGGGACCGGCGGGACTCGCGGCTGAGGGTCGCGGCGAGCATGACCATCGCCGAGTACCTGCTGCCCGGCTGGCTCCTCGCGCTGCACGCCGAGCGGCCCGACACGGCCGTCTCACTGCTCGCCGGCAACTCCGCGAAGGTCGCGGAGCTGCTGCTGGCCGGTGAGGCGGACCTCGGCTTCGTGGAGGGGCTGTCCGTGCCGACGGGCCTGGACTCCGCGGTCATCGCCCACGACCGGCTGATCGTCGTCACCGCGCCGGGCCACCCGTGGGCCCGCCGCCGGCGGCCCGTGACGGCGGCGGAGCTGGCCGCGACCCCGCTCATCCTGCGCGAACGGGGCTCCGGCACCCGGCAGGTCCTCGACGCGGCCCTCGGCGGCCTGGCCCGCCCGCTGATCGAGCTGTCCTCCACGACGGCGGTGAAGGCGTCCGCGGTCAGCGGCGCCGGCCCCTCGGTGCTGAGCGAACTGGCGGTCGGCGAGGAACTGTCGATGCGCCGCCTGGTCAGCATCCCGGTCGACGGCGTGGCGCTCCGCAGGGACCTGCGCGCGGTATGGCCCACGGGCCACCGCCCGACCGGCCCGGCCCGGGAACTGCTGTCGCTGACACGGGGATGA
- a CDS encoding TDT family transporter: MVTAAQPLPLPRAARLRHLGPNWYASVMGTAVVGSAGVALPGPAHGPRGVFAAVWALSLLLLVILLSARAVHWSRHRDQARAHLLDPAVAPFYGCLAMALLAVGGGALTAGRELIGTRAAVALDAVLFTAGTAVGLGAAVAVPYLMAARHRVEAAQATPVWLLPLVAPMVSAALGPLLVPHLPPGQPRETLLLACFALFGLSLLAVLLMLPLVFARLLTAGPLPLALTPTLFLVLGPLGQSTTAVGLIADAAPGVVPAPYDRGLGVFAVLYGVPVMGFALLWLGLATAHVVRARRRGMGFTLTWWAFTFPVGTCVTGAAALARHTGLAAYEALAAGLYAVLVAAWLAAARGTVRGLLSGELLAAPRTAPVALPSGTGRTTSGAVR; this comes from the coding sequence ATGGTCACCGCAGCCCAGCCCCTGCCCCTCCCCCGTGCCGCCCGGCTCCGGCACCTCGGCCCCAACTGGTACGCCTCCGTGATGGGCACCGCCGTCGTCGGTTCGGCCGGCGTCGCACTGCCCGGACCCGCGCACGGACCGCGCGGTGTCTTCGCGGCCGTCTGGGCGCTGTCCCTGCTCCTGCTGGTGATCCTGCTGTCCGCCCGGGCCGTGCACTGGAGCCGCCATCGCGACCAGGCCCGCGCCCACCTCCTCGACCCCGCCGTGGCCCCCTTCTACGGCTGCCTGGCGATGGCCCTGCTGGCGGTCGGCGGCGGCGCCCTGACGGCCGGCCGGGAGCTGATCGGCACGCGGGCGGCCGTCGCCCTGGACGCCGTGCTGTTCACCGCGGGTACGGCGGTCGGGCTGGGGGCCGCCGTGGCCGTGCCGTACCTGATGGCCGCGCGGCATCGCGTCGAGGCCGCCCAGGCCACCCCGGTGTGGCTGCTGCCGCTGGTCGCGCCCATGGTGTCAGCCGCGCTGGGCCCCCTGCTGGTGCCGCACCTGCCGCCGGGACAGCCCCGGGAGACCCTGCTGCTGGCCTGCTTCGCGCTGTTCGGGCTGAGCCTGCTGGCCGTGCTGCTGATGCTGCCGCTGGTCTTCGCCCGGCTGCTCACCGCCGGGCCGCTGCCGCTCGCGCTCACCCCGACCCTGTTCCTGGTCCTCGGCCCGCTCGGCCAGTCCACCACCGCCGTCGGGCTGATCGCGGACGCCGCCCCCGGGGTCGTACCGGCCCCGTACGACCGGGGTCTCGGCGTGTTCGCCGTGCTGTACGGAGTGCCGGTGATGGGGTTCGCGCTGCTCTGGCTGGGGCTGGCCACCGCGCACGTGGTGCGGGCCCGGCGCCGGGGCATGGGCTTCACGCTGACCTGGTGGGCGTTCACCTTCCCGGTGGGAACCTGTGTCACCGGCGCCGCGGCCCTCGCCCGGCACACCGGTCTGGCGGCGTACGAGGCCCTGGCCGCCGGCCTGTACGCCGTCCTCGTGGCCGCCTGGCTCGCGGCGGCCCGGGGCACCGTGCGCGGCCTGCTCAGCGGTGAGTTGCTCGCAGCGCCGCGGACAGCACCCGTGGCGCTTCCGTCAGGGACGGGCCGTACCACGTCAGGTGCCGTCCGCTGA
- a CDS encoding siderophore-interacting protein has product MAERPGRKPRKAHTAEVLRTERLTPHMQRVVLGGEGLAGFAADTCTDHYVKLLFGADGVTYPEPFDVDRIRAEFPREHWPVTRTYTVRAWDPARRELTLDFVVHGDEGLAGPWALRARPGDTVRFLGPGGAYAPDPEADWHLLAGDESALPAIARALETLPAGARAHAFVEVSGPEEEQKIDTEVPVVWLHRGGRPVGEALVEAVRGLEFPEGRMHAFVHGEAGFVKELRRLLRVERQVPREDLSISGYWRLGHDEDGWQASKREWNARIEAEQEGAPAAAA; this is encoded by the coding sequence ATGGCAGAGCGTCCGGGACGAAAGCCGCGCAAGGCCCATACCGCCGAAGTGCTGCGCACCGAGCGGCTGACCCCGCACATGCAGCGTGTGGTGCTCGGCGGCGAGGGCCTGGCCGGATTCGCCGCGGACACCTGCACCGACCACTACGTGAAGCTGCTCTTCGGCGCCGACGGCGTCACCTACCCGGAGCCGTTCGACGTGGACCGGATCCGCGCCGAGTTCCCACGCGAGCACTGGCCGGTGACCCGGACGTACACCGTGCGCGCCTGGGACCCGGCCCGGCGCGAGCTGACCCTGGACTTCGTGGTCCACGGCGACGAGGGCCTGGCCGGCCCGTGGGCCCTCCGGGCGCGGCCCGGCGACACCGTGCGCTTCCTGGGCCCCGGCGGCGCCTACGCGCCCGACCCGGAGGCCGACTGGCATCTGCTCGCCGGTGACGAGAGCGCGCTGCCCGCGATCGCCCGTGCCCTGGAGACGCTGCCCGCCGGCGCCCGTGCGCACGCCTTCGTCGAGGTGTCCGGCCCCGAGGAGGAGCAGAAGATCGACACCGAGGTACCGGTGGTCTGGCTGCACCGCGGGGGCCGGCCGGTCGGCGAGGCCCTGGTGGAGGCCGTGCGCGGGCTGGAGTTCCCCGAGGGCCGGATGCACGCGTTCGTGCACGGCGAGGCGGGCTTCGTGAAGGAGCTGCGCCGGCTGCTGCGGGTCGAGCGGCAGGTCCCGCGCGAGGACCTGTCGATCTCCGGCTACTGGCGCCTGGGCCACGATGAGGACGGCTGGCAGGCCTCCAAGCGGGAGTGGAACGCCCGGATCGAGGCCGAGCAGGAGGGCGCGCCGGCAGCGGCGGCCTGA
- a CDS encoding GTP-binding protein, whose protein sequence is MDFKGSDTLPGPRTEDQLPHTAQAAVKIVIVGGFGVGKTTMVGSVSEIRPLTTEETMTQAGIGVDDDYGSESKTATTVAMDFGRISITEKLVLYLFGTPGQERFWFLWNGLFEGALGAVVLVDTRRLEVSFDVMGRLEEGGVPFVVAVNSFPDAPRYPVEELRTALDLSPEIPIIECDVRRRASSKDVLMTLMRFLHSLAMSGALT, encoded by the coding sequence ATGGACTTCAAAGGCTCTGACACCCTCCCCGGCCCGCGCACCGAGGACCAGCTGCCGCACACGGCGCAGGCCGCGGTGAAGATCGTGATCGTGGGCGGCTTCGGCGTCGGCAAGACCACCATGGTCGGTTCGGTCAGCGAGATCAGACCGCTGACCACCGAGGAGACCATGACCCAGGCCGGCATCGGGGTCGACGACGACTACGGCTCGGAGTCCAAGACGGCCACCACCGTGGCCATGGACTTCGGCCGCATCAGCATCACCGAGAAGCTGGTGCTCTACCTCTTCGGCACCCCGGGCCAGGAGCGCTTCTGGTTCCTGTGGAACGGCCTGTTCGAAGGCGCGCTCGGCGCGGTCGTGCTGGTCGACACCCGGCGCCTGGAGGTCAGCTTCGACGTCATGGGGCGGCTGGAGGAGGGCGGCGTGCCCTTCGTCGTCGCCGTCAACTCCTTCCCGGACGCCCCCCGCTACCCCGTCGAGGAACTGCGCACCGCGCTCGACCTGAGCCCGGAGATCCCGATCATCGAGTGCGACGTGCGCCGCCGGGCCTCCAGCAAGGACGTGCTGATGACCCTGATGCGCTTCCTGCACTCGCTCGCCATGTCCGGCGCCCTCACCTGA
- a CDS encoding roadblock/LC7 domain-containing protein translates to MIQQRGNLDWMLKQLNDGVPGIEMIVVLSADGLRIARYGGDPDAADRVAAACAGVQSLAGAIIQEMPEAGDMKTVVFEIDGGYFYLMNAGPGAYLAVLSDVTCEPGRMSGMMRDLVVRIGAHLTSPPRRNGQTV, encoded by the coding sequence GTGATCCAGCAGCGAGGCAACCTGGACTGGATGCTCAAGCAGCTGAACGACGGCGTGCCGGGCATCGAGATGATCGTGGTCCTCTCCGCCGACGGACTGCGCATCGCCCGCTACGGCGGCGACCCCGACGCCGCCGACCGGGTGGCCGCCGCCTGCGCGGGCGTGCAGAGCCTGGCCGGCGCCATCATCCAGGAGATGCCCGAAGCCGGCGACATGAAGACCGTCGTCTTCGAGATCGACGGCGGCTACTTCTACCTCATGAACGCCGGCCCCGGCGCCTACCTCGCGGTGCTCTCCGACGTGACCTGCGAACCGGGGCGGATGAGCGGCATGATGCGCGACCTCGTCGTCCGGATCGGGGCCCACCTCACCAGTCCGCCCCGGCGGAACGGGCAGACCGTATGA